A single window of Malus sylvestris chromosome 5, drMalSylv7.2, whole genome shotgun sequence DNA harbors:
- the LOC126624473 gene encoding (3S,6E)-nerolidol synthase 1-like, which translates to MANFLQPHSTSSNEQLTGDLQVRYAKKLKELKDALANIGENEQLIAVDAVQRLGVDYRFQEEIEAIMKTQYTRAYNDESSDELRVVSLRFRLLRQQGYHVTIDVFNKFKNNEKLKVDINGLVGLYEASHMSFPGEEALVEAGRRSHQLLTAWMPNNLDDHRASAVAYSLEHPHHKSLTRFMAKNFLHSFEGKENWVNDLRELGKLEFNMVESLIRNEIQQVSKWWKELGLTEELKFVRDQPIKWYTWPMACLTDPNLSEERVELTKSISLVYIIDDIFDVHGTLDELILFTAAVERWDIDATGELPNYMKICFKALYDITNETSYIVHKKHGWNPIESLKKSWATLCKAFLLEARWFSCGHLPNTEEYLNNGLISSGVPVVLTHGFFLLGQGITKETVHILDNLNISSLISSTATILRLWDDFGSAKDEGQDGYDGSYIACYVNENQGCSDEDARAFVVHRISEEWKFLNQECFSASNPFSASFTKLALNVARMVPLMYDYNSQHRLPSLEENMKSLLFDSFLAQGQVTSAAISQA; encoded by the exons ATGGCAAACTTTCTCCAACCTCACTCTACTTCCTCCAACGAACAACTTACT GGCGACCTTCAGGTTCGCTATgcaaaaaaattgaaggaattgAAGGATGCACTCGCAAATATCGGAGAAAATGAACAATTGATTGCGGTCGACGCCGTGCAACGCCTCGGCGTTGATTATCGTTTCCAAGAGGAGATTGAAGCAATAATGAAAACGCAATATACGAGAGCTTATAACGATGAATCCAGTGATGAGCTTCGTGTGGTTTCACTTCGTTTTCGACTACTGAGACAGCAAGGTTATCATGTAACCATAG ATGTGTTTAATAAGTTCAAGAACAATGAGAAACTCAAAGTCGACATAAACGGACTAGTGGGATTATATGAAGCTTCTCATATGAGTTTCCCAGGAGAAGAGGCACTTGTTGAAGCGGGAAGACGAAGCCACCAGCTTCTTACCGCTTGGATGCCAAACAATCTCGATGATCATCGAGCTTCAGCGGTAGCGTACTCATTGGAGCATCCTCATCACAAGAGCTTGACAAGATTCATGGCTAAAAACTTCTTGCATAGTTTCGAAGGAAAGGAGAATTGGGTCAATGATTTGCGGGAGCTAGGAAAACTAGAGTTCAACATGGTCGAATCTCTAATCCGAAATGAAATTCAACAAGTATCCAA GTGGTGGAAAGAACTAGGATTGACTGAGGAGTTGAAGTTTGTGAGAGACCAGCCAATTAAATGGTATACCTGGCCGATGGCATGCCTTACAGATCCAAACTTATCAGAGGAAAGGGTTGAACTCACAAAATCGATCTCTCTTGTCTACATAATTGACGATATTTTTGATGTTCATGGGACCCTcgatgaactcattctcttcaCAGCTGCAGTTGAGAG ATGGGACATTGACGCAACTGGTGAACTACCAAATTACATGAAGATATGTTTTAAGGCTCTTTATGACATTACCAATGAAACCAGCTACATTGTGCACAAAAAGCATGGATGGAACCCTATAGAGTCCCTTAAAAAATCG TGGGCAACATTATGCAAAGCGTTCCTACTAGAAGCGCGATGGTTTAGTTGCGGGCACTTGCCAAACACGGAAGAGTACTTGAACAATGGGCTCATCAGTTCAGGGGTGCCTGTGGTTTTAACGCATGGATTCTTCTTACTGGGTCAAGGTATAACCAAGGAAACTGTACATATTCTGGACAACCTCAACATATCTAGCCTTATATCCTCAACCGCAACGATTCTTCGGCTATGGGATGACTTCGGAAGTGCCAAG GATGAGGGCCAAGATGGATATGATGGTTCATACATAGCGTGTTACGTGAATGAAAACCAAGGTTGTTCAGACGAAGATGCACGAGCATTCGTTGTCCATAGGATTTCGGAAGAATGGAAGTTTCTCAACCAAGAATGTTTCTCTGCATCAAATCCATTTTCAGCATCTTTTACAAAACTTGCTCTTAATGTTGCTAGAATGGTCCC